In Streptomyces sclerotialus, the DNA window CGGTGAGCGGCAGCGGGCCGCGGTCGCCCGCGCGGTGATCGGCGCACCGGCCCTGCTGCTCGCCGACGAGCCCACCGGCAACCTCGACTCGGCCTCCGGAGCCGCGGTGCTGGAGCTGCTGCGGGACCTGCACGCCGCCGGCACGACGGTGGTGGTCATCACGCACGACCGGGAGATGGCGGCGGTGTTCGACCGGAGGGTGGAGATGCGCGACGGCCGGATCGTCGCGGACAGCGGACGTACGGCTCCCCACGGCGAGGTGCCGCGATGAGCCGCGCCCGGCATGCCGCGTCGCTGCGGCCCGCCCGGCTGAGCCCCGCCGACCTCCTCCGGCTCGGCGGCACCGGACTGCGTACCCGCCCGCTGCGGGTGTTCCTCTCCGCGCTGGGCATCGCGATCGGAGTGGCCGCGATGGTCGCCGTCGTCGGCATCTCCAGCTCCAGCCGGGCGGAGGTCGACCGCAGGCTCGACGCGCTCGGCACCAACATGCTGCGCGTCGCGCCCGGACAGACCCCCGACGGCAAGAAGACCCGGCTGCCGGAGGAGGCGGTACCGATGATCCGGCGGATCGGCCCGGTGCGGCAGGTGGCGGCGGTCGGCACGGTCGACGGTGCCGCGGTCTACCGCAATGAGCACATGCCGCCGGGGCGGACCAGCAGCGTCCAGGTGGCCGCCGCCGAGCCGGAACTGCTGCCGGCGATCGGGGGGAAGGTCCGTACGGGCCGGTGGCTCGCGTCGGCGACCGAGGAGTACCCGGCGGTGGTGCTCGGCGCCCAGGCGGCCCGGCGGCTGGACGCGTACACCCCGGGCACCCGGCTGTGGCTGGGCGGCACGTGGTTCTCGCTGGTCGGCGTGTTGGAACCGGCGCCGCTCGCGCCCGAGATCGACAGCTCGGCGCTGGTCGGCCGGCAGGCGGCACGGACGTACCTGCGTTTCGACGGCCACCCGTCGACCGTCTACGTACGCGCCCGGGACGACCGGGTGGCGGCGGTGCGGGACGTCCTCGCGGCGACCGCGAACCCGGCGAAGCCGAACGAGGTGCTGGTCTCCCGGCCCTCCGACGCGCTCGCGGCGCGCGAGGCCACCGAGTCCGCGCTGACCGGGCTGCTGCTCGGCCTCGGCGGGGTCGCGCTGCTCGTGGGCGGGGTCGGGGTCGGCAACACCATGGTGATCTCGGTGCTGGAACGCCGCCCGGAGATCGGCCTGCGCCGGGCGCTGGGCGCCACCAGCGGCCAGATCAGGGGCCAGTTCGTCGCCGAGTCGCTGCTGCTGTCCGCGCTGGGCGGCCTCGGCGGAACGGTGCTGGGCACGGTCATCACCGCCGGCTACGCGTACGTACGGGGCTGGCCGACCGAGGTACCGGTGTGGGCAGCGGGCGCGGGTATCGCCGTCACGCTGCTGATCGGGGCGATCGCCGGCCTCTACCCGGCCGTACGGGCCGGCCGGCTCGCTCCCACCACCGCGCTCGCGGGGTCCTGAGCCGGGGTCCGGCCGCCTGACACGGGGGCCGGACCCCGAGCCGCACCGGCCCCCGTCAGCCCGCGTCCGCCGGTACCGCCGGCACCCCGCCGAGCGTGACCGTGAAGACCGTCCCGGCCCCGACCGTGCTCGCCACCTCGATCGTCCCCCCGTGGTCGGTCACGATCTGCCGGGCGATGGACAGCCCCAGCCCACTGCCGCCGGTGGCGCGGCCCCGCGCCGCGTCGGCGCGCCAGAAACGGTCGAAGAGGTGCGGCAGGTCCTCGGCGGGGATGCCCGTCCCGGTGTCCCGCACCTCGATGACCGCCGTACCGCCGCGCCCGGTCACGCTCAGCGTCACGGTGCCGCCCGGCGGCGTGGCCCGCAGCGCGTTCCCGACGAGATTGCCGACGACCTGGCGCAGCCGGTCGGCGTCGGCGACCGCGTACACCCGTTCCGGCGCCGCCAGTTCCAGCGCGACACCGGCGTTCTCGGCCTGCGTGCGGTGCGCGGTACGGCAGGTCTCCAGCAGCTCGCCCAGTTCGACGTCGGTGCGGTGGTAGGTGAGCGCACCGGCCTCGGCCAGCGCCAGGTCTTGCAGGTCGTCCACGATGCGCTGCTGGAGCATCGCCTCCTCGTGCAGGGATTCCAGGAGTTCGGGCGTCGGCTCCACGACGCCGTCCCGCAGGGCCTCCAGGTAGCCGCGCAGATTGGCGAGCGGGGTGCGCAGCTCGTGCGCGATGTCGCCGGTCATCCGGCGCTGGCGGGCCTCGCCGGCCTGGAGGGAGTCGGCCATCCGGTTGAACGCACGCCCCAGCTCGGCGATCTCGTCCCGCCCGGAGACCGGGACGCGTCGCCCCAGCTCGCCTTCCCCCAGGCCCCGGGCCGCCAGCGTCAGGGCGCGGACCGGACGCAGGACGGCCCTGCTGAGCAGGAGGGCGCCGAGGATGGCGGCGAGGGCCACGCCGGCCGCGACGGCGACGGTGGGTGCGGCGGCCAGGGTGGGCGGGGACTCGTCGCGTACGCCCAGGCGGACCTGGAGCCGGGGCGGCGCCGCCGTGCCGACCCGCTCGTCGAAGGTCCGCTGCAGACAGCCGGCGAACCGCCGCTCGGACTCGCACGGGCGGACCGCCGCATGGTCCTGGGCCGCCTTCGGGTCCGAGGCCGCGGCCGGCTCCTCGCACTGCGCGGGCGGCGGCCGGTCCGTGCTGATCCGGGGGACGCCGGTGCTGTCCGGCCGGGCCGTCACCTTCGCCCCGGCCCGGGTCAGGCAGGCCGCGTAGGCCGCGGCCGCCCGGTACTCGCCGATCGCGGTGACCGTGCGCTTGACGGAGGCCAGTGGCACCTTGTCCGTCGGCAGCCGCAGCGTGGGGCGCGGGTCGACCAGGACTGGGGGCTGCCGGCTCACCGCGCGGGGCTCGTGGCCGGTGAGCGCGTCGGAGTCGGCGAGCAGTTCGTCGGCCTCCGTGGCCACCCAGATGCGCTGGCCGGTCTCCTTCGCCAGCCGGCTCACCGTGGGGGAGAGCCCTTCCCAGGTGCCGTGCGCGTACCCGTACGCGTGGAGTTCACCGGTGATCCGGGACACCACCTGCCGTCCCGCGGTGACGGAATCGGCTGCCTGGCGGGTCGCCTGACGCCAGGTCAGCCAGGCGGTCGCGGCCGTGGCGGCCATCGCGACGAGCATCAGCAGGGCGAGCGCCCGCAGCCGGAAGCTCACCGCTCCTCACCCTGCGGCACGGCCAGCCGGTATCCCCGTCCGTACACGGTCTCGACGTACCGCGCGCCCTCGCGGCCGCCCTTCTCCAGCTTCCGCCGCAGGTTCATCACATGCGCGTCGACGGTGCGTTCCAGCACGTTCTGGTCGAAGCCGAAGACCCGGTCGATGATCTGGGCCCGGGTGAAAGCGCGTCCGGGCTCGCCCGCGAGCACGGTCAGAATGGCGAACTCCTTGCCGGTCAGCACCACCGGCTCGCCGGAGATCCGCACCTCGAAGCGGGCGGTGTCGACCTCCAGGTCCCCGACCGTCAGCACGGTGGGCTCCGTATGCCCGGCCGCCTTCGCCCGCCGTAACAACGCCCGGACCCGGGCGGTCAGTTCCCGCGGGCTGTACGGCTTGGTCAGGTAGTCGTCGGCCCCGAGGTCCAGGCCCAGCAGCATGTCCTCCTCGGTGGTGCGCGCGGTGAGGAGCAGGATGGGCACCTGGGACTCGGCCCGCAGAATGCGGCAGACGTCGAGCCCGTCGACGCCCGGCATCATCACGTCGAGCACGATGAGGTCGGGCCGGGAGGAGCGGGCCCGGTCGATGGCGGCGCGGCCGTCCCCGACCGTCTGTACCTCGTTCCCCTCCCGCTCCAGGTAGATCCGGATCAGGCGCGCCTGTTTCACGTCGTCCTCGGCGACCAGTATGCGAGCGCTCAACAAGCCTCTCCTCACGCCTTGTGCCTATTTGTCTTCCCGTAGCGCGTTTTCAGCCGCGCAGACACCCGAAATCGGACGCTCCGGGGCGGAATGCTTTCTTCGCCATGTTCAGAACAGGATCGTACTAACGCCACGTGCATCCCACACGATGCAGTGGTCACTGCTCTCGCCCGGAAGCCACCCGGCACGCGGGACGGTGCCGACAACAAAACATCTCTGGGGGAAGAATGA includes these proteins:
- a CDS encoding sensor histidine kinase yields the protein MSFRLRALALLMLVAMAATAATAWLTWRQATRQAADSVTAGRQVVSRITGELHAYGYAHGTWEGLSPTVSRLAKETGQRIWVATEADELLADSDALTGHEPRAVSRQPPVLVDPRPTLRLPTDKVPLASVKRTVTAIGEYRAAAAYAACLTRAGAKVTARPDSTGVPRISTDRPPPAQCEEPAAASDPKAAQDHAAVRPCESERRFAGCLQRTFDERVGTAAPPRLQVRLGVRDESPPTLAAAPTVAVAAGVALAAILGALLLSRAVLRPVRALTLAARGLGEGELGRRVPVSGRDEIAELGRAFNRMADSLQAGEARQRRMTGDIAHELRTPLANLRGYLEALRDGVVEPTPELLESLHEEAMLQQRIVDDLQDLALAEAGALTYHRTDVELGELLETCRTAHRTQAENAGVALELAAPERVYAVADADRLRQVVGNLVGNALRATPPGGTVTLSVTGRGGTAVIEVRDTGTGIPAEDLPHLFDRFWRADAARGRATGGSGLGLSIARQIVTDHGGTIEVASTVGAGTVFTVTLGGVPAVPADAG
- a CDS encoding ABC transporter permease, which produces MSRARHAASLRPARLSPADLLRLGGTGLRTRPLRVFLSALGIAIGVAAMVAVVGISSSSRAEVDRRLDALGTNMLRVAPGQTPDGKKTRLPEEAVPMIRRIGPVRQVAAVGTVDGAAVYRNEHMPPGRTSSVQVAAAEPELLPAIGGKVRTGRWLASATEEYPAVVLGAQAARRLDAYTPGTRLWLGGTWFSLVGVLEPAPLAPEIDSSALVGRQAARTYLRFDGHPSTVYVRARDDRVAAVRDVLAATANPAKPNEVLVSRPSDALAAREATESALTGLLLGLGGVALLVGGVGVGNTMVISVLERRPEIGLRRALGATSGQIRGQFVAESLLLSALGGLGGTVLGTVITAGYAYVRGWPTEVPVWAAGAGIAVTLLIGAIAGLYPAVRAGRLAPTTALAGS
- a CDS encoding response regulator transcription factor gives rise to the protein MSARILVAEDDVKQARLIRIYLEREGNEVQTVGDGRAAIDRARSSRPDLIVLDVMMPGVDGLDVCRILRAESQVPILLLTARTTEEDMLLGLDLGADDYLTKPYSPRELTARVRALLRRAKAAGHTEPTVLTVGDLEVDTARFEVRISGEPVVLTGKEFAILTVLAGEPGRAFTRAQIIDRVFGFDQNVLERTVDAHVMNLRRKLEKGGREGARYVETVYGRGYRLAVPQGEER